Proteins found in one Aspergillus chevalieri M1 DNA, chromosome 2, nearly complete sequence genomic segment:
- the KEL2 gene encoding putative cell polarity protein (Tea1) (BUSCO:EOG092608GK;~COG:S;~EggNog:ENOG410PIAP;~InterPro:IPR015915;~PFAM:PF13418,PF13415;~go_function: GO:0005515 - protein binding [Evidence IEA]) yields the protein MQWFNDVWCYDPRANQWSQLDCVGFIPTPREGHAAALVSDVMYIFGGRTDEGMDLGDLAAFRISTRRWYSFQNMGPAPSPRSGHSMTAFGKQIIVVAGEPSSAPRDPVELSMAYVLDTSKIRYPVEAQNTGTAAPGMRKMSADKNSPTGRTSREAQNPTPVEQQQQAQQQQRRGPVPSREIMASPNGRPAEQGPSPGPGSRLPRASIAQAPSGPPPPGQAPTPGPRGSAPQPVMNPRSKTPTKVDRGYASPPMEAMRTMGPERGRESPAARETSKEIKPVAHEQQGAVSAPGDRRTPSQQQSRMSARAMEAGEAAPLISAPARQRSLRQRQRSSLDSTDESILGRQASVDGSIDSRGLRNSKTADEPRSPKLTAHQEVLMKELEAAKSRNAWYASELALAKKSGYSPSPTGTSVNDRTPDMFSDEDRPLIEAFLAMRAELSKMQATVDRQAAIASKRVAEVEHQRDLAVNEAAYSRAKLAAHGGSQRGTPQPDASAQDPDGTISERGTDISRRLAMVLASHAELSAKLETMTTELDQEKRTRELAEETSEATRKRLADLEVQTNSLEMESLRAELHQAEAAAREESLLRSQAETALKQMTFDKEELSRKFDESSTRLRDYGSNLGTLKEAVAASAGKTTLIEKQLDEEREIREGLERKLLQLRSEYDERSAELENSTRRLRDAEELAQSHAREAETHKNAFLSGLERASSFDLENTTRSLSDQRVEALEAHVARANDLAKANQAAADQATDKLRRAEERIAGLEAYQEQASREGLQLRRQLQTVMKESQAAATENRELKSQLENKQRDAGALAIQHAALKDLLGERGTSASDNRRSPRLESPGSRYGTPEQGRLRELEQQLSASLKSHDEMKAFFETREQETDRAYREKLEQLENDYQSAVHYVKGTEKMLKRMKDELARYKAQSVKMQSELDASRQEAERSRLNQSMSDLNQDTNASIANLERQVAQLKADLASAEEVKDKSRSEYASMQQQLSALADRSRAELEQLKQENQLLETRASDAEQKVTMLLDQVENSVGHYRRQSQHGGQGTNGILRTHSNASSNTIGRTRADGNVSQDDPSFPDNRGSMALDSLANELEALRTHWESTNNYRLSTQSDIDRTPTKETHDGGGLSDSLAEWRRRLDDDTSSRAESPVAGTADRGKPSKSGDGMDTTNMI from the coding sequence ATGCAATGGTTCAACGACGTTTGGTGTTATGATCCCCGAGCAAATCAGTGGTCACAACTGGACTGTGTCGGGTTTATTCCCACGCCCAGAGAGGGACACGCAGCGGCGCTGGTGAGCGATGTGATGTACATTTTTGGTGGACGTACCGATGAGGGTATGGATCTGGGTGATTTGGCGGCTTTTCGTATCTCCACACGGCGATGGTATTCGTTCCAGAACATGGGACCCGCACCCTCACCGCGGTCCGGTCATAGCATGACGGCGTTTGGAAAGCAAATCATTGTCGTAGCTGGTGAGCCCAGTTCCGCACCCAGGGACCCCGTTGAGCTCAGCATGGCGTACGTGCTGGATACGAGCAAGATCCGCTATCCTGTTGAAGCCCAGAATACCGGAACCGCCGCGCCTGgcatgaggaagatgagtgCGGACAAAAACAGCCCTACCGGTCGAACTTCACGGGAAGCGCAGAATCCGACCCCTGTggagcaacagcagcaggcgcagcagcaacagagGAGAGGCCCAGTACCATCGCGCGAGATCATGGCGAGCCCCAATGGCAGGCCGGCAGAGCAGGGTCCTAGCCCAGGCCCAGGGTCGCGACTCCCCAGAGCATCCATTGCGCAAGCGCCGTCTGGACCACCTCCGCCTGGTCAAGCTCCCACGCCAGGACCTAGGGGATCCGCACCGCAACCAGTCATGAACCCACGGAGCAAAACACCAACCAAGGTTGATCGTGGATATGCAAGCCCACCGATGGAAGCCATGCGGACTATGGGCCCAGAGCGGGGTCGAGAGTCGCCGGCAGCCAGAGAAACCTCGAAGGAGATTAAGCCTGTTGCCCATGAGCAACAAGGCGCTGTTTCCGCGCCAGGTGATCGCCGGACTCCCAGTCAACAGCAATCTCGCATGTCTGCCAGAGCCATGGAAGCTGGCGAGGCAGCCCCTCTGATCAGTGCACCAGCCCGGCAACGCTCGCTGCGCCAGAGACAGCGCAGTTCTCTCGACAGCACTGACGAGTCGATCCTTGGTCGTCAAGCAAGTGTCGATGGCTCCATTGATTCCCGCGGTCTCCGCAACTCCAAGACTGCCGATGAGCCTCGCTCGCCAAAACTCACCGCGCATCAGGAGGTTCTCATGAAGGAATTGGAAGCTGCAAAGAGCCGTAATGCTTGGTACGCCTCTGAGTTGGCGTTGGCCAAAAAGTCTGGATATAGCCCCAGCCCAACTGGTACCTCTGTGAACGATCGTACCCCTGACATGTTTTCCGACGAGGATCGTCCTCTGATCGAGGCTTTCCTGGCGATGAGAGCAGAGCTCTCCAAGATGCAGGCCACCGTGGACCGACAGGCGGCCATTGCATCGAAGCGTGTCGCAGAAGTTGAGCACCAGAGGGATTTGGCAGTCAACGAAGCTGCTTATTCTCGTGCCAAACTTGCTGCGCATGGTGGCAGTCAACGAGGCACGCCACAGCCAGACGCTTCTGCACAGGATCCTGATGGCACGATTTCGGAGCGTGGAACGGATATCAGTCGACGATTGGCCATGGTCCTGGCTTCGCATGCGGAACTCAGTGCCAAGCTGGAAACCATGACGACAGAACTGGATCAGGAGAAGCGCACCAGAGAACTAGCCGAGGAAACCAGTGAAGCTACCCGGAAGCGGCTGGCGGACTTGGAAGTCCAAACCAATTCGCTTGAGATGGAGAGTTTGCGAGCGGAACTCCACCAAGCTGAAGCAGCTGCGAGAGAAGAATCCTTGCTGCGCTCCCAGGCTGAAACTGCCTTGAAGCAGATGACGTTTGACAAAGAGGAGCTTTCCCGCAAGTTTGACGAGTCGTCGACTAGATTGAGGGACTACGGCAGTAACTTGGGAACCCTCAAGGAGGCTGTGGCGGCTTCTGCCGGCAAGACCACGCTCATCGAGAAGCAATTGGATGAGGAACGAGAAATCCGAGAAGGGCTCGAGCGGAAGTTGCTACAATTGAGGTCTGAATACGACGAGCGGTCGGCGGAATTGGAGAATTCAACTCGTCGGTTGCGCGACGCTGAGGAGTTGGCTCAAAGTCATGCCAGGGAGGCAGAAACTCACAAGAATGCCTTCCTGTCTGGCCTGGAACGCGCGTCTTCCTTTGACTTGGAGAACACCACTCGTTCCCTCTCAGACCAGCGTGTCGAGGCATTGGAGGCTCATGTTGCCCGGGCGAACGACTTGGCCAAGGCTAACCAGGCTGCTGCTGACCAGGCGACCGACAAGCTGCGCCGTGCAGAGGAGCGCATTGCCGGCCTCGAGGCGTACCAGGAACAGGCGAGCCGCGAAGGACTGCAGCTTCGACGCCAGCTCCAGACAGTCATGAAAGAGAGCCAGGCGGCGGCTACGGAGAATCGGGAGCTCAAGAGTCAGCTGGAAAACAAGCAGCGCGACGCAGGTGCTTTGGCCATCCAGCATGCTGCTCTGAAGGATCTCCTTGGGGAGCGTGGAACCAGCGCTTCCGACAACCGGCGCTCGCCTCGTCTGGAGTCCCCGGGATCCCGATACGGAACACCGGAGCAGGGCCGACTtcgggagttggagcagcagctGTCTGCTAGCCTTAAGTCTCATGATGAAATGAAGGCGTTCTTCGAAACACGTGAGCAGGAGACAGACCGGGCCTACCGTGAGAAGTTGGAGCAACTCGAAAATGACTACCAGTCAGCCGTCCACTACGTCAAGGGTACCGAGAAAATGCTGAAGCGCATGAAGGATGAACTTGCCCGGTACAAGGCGCAAAGTGTCAAGATGCAGTCGGAATTGGATGCTAGTCGGCAGGAGGCGGAACGCTCGAGACTGAACCAGTCCATGTCTGACCTGAACCAGGATACAAACGCTTCCATTGCCAACTTGGAGCGCCAAGTTGCCCAGTTGAAGGCGGACCTGGCCTCTGCGGAGGAGGTCAAGGACAAGTCTCGATCCGAATATGCTAGCATGCAGCAACAGCTCTCTGCGTTGGCGGACCGGAGTCGTGCCGAACTGGAGCAGCTCAAGCAAGAGAACCAATTGCTGGAGACCCGTGCCTCCGACGCCGAGCAGAAGGTGACCATGTTGCTGGACCAAGTGGAGAACTCAGTCGGCCACTACCGTCGGCAGTCCCAGCACGGCGGACAGGGCACCAACGGCATCTTACGCACCCACAGCAATGCATCGAGCAACACGATCGGCCGGACCCGCGCGGATGGCAACGTCTCGCAGGACGACCCTTCGTTCCCGGACAACCGTGGGTCGATGGCGCTGGACTCCCTGGCCAATGAGCTGGAGGCTCTCCGCACCCACTGGGAGAGCACCAACAACTACCGGTTGAGCACGCAGTCTGATATCGACCGCACCCCGACCAAGGAGACGCATGATGGCGGTGGGCTGAGCGATAGCCTTGCGGAATGGCGGCGACGATTGGATGACGATACATCGTCGCGAGCCGAGTCGCCTGTTGCTGGTACGGCTGACCGGGGCAAGCCCAGCAAGTCCGGTGATGGCATGGATACTACGAACATGATATGA
- a CDS encoding Zn(II)2Cys6 transcription factor (COG:S;~EggNog:ENOG410PVGE;~InterPro:IPR036864,IPR021858,IPR001138;~TransMembrane:1 (i219-242o);~go_function: GO:0000981 - DNA-binding transcription factor activity, RNA polymerase II-specific [Evidence IEA];~go_function: GO:0008270 - zinc ion binding [Evidence IEA];~go_process: GO:0006355 - regulation of transcription, DNA-templated [Evidence IEA]), translating into MTRRKRPYVPKTKGCYQCSQRRIHCDRMQPSCGKCVSKGFMCSGIGVRYRFRDESELKLAKKRDAPDGSESEAPGAVYTNEDTLTGGASSDHTNNRADDDADHYQPRFTGLRPVLTWKNTDSWKRFLLRYFSDNIAPEMVVIDDSHNGWRHLILPLAWMDELVMKAVLAVSAFHLSGKTNGYAQCQGLANSSELYSEAIHELQNRKNLDQYDHQTKRRVILSIIVLLVAVMVTGFSDFPILFHLLQSALDTIGGEDELGPDELSEFALRQIHKMRVYAAPFISQQAGVHTILSQAPHSFDCLYYSSRFHPEKQCTIDLIASLRQQAYDIYLQRVMLNQTPGDELSSADVVTKFRANLESFPEGFPGEHSLVWASFIAASESYSPDDQQFFEQFLLRQYHRNGFENILKGLELLKRIWTRDVNWPALLPEPRVFIM; encoded by the exons ATGACCCGAAGAAAACGTCCATATGTTCCAAAAACAAAAG GCTGTTATCAATGCTCACAGCGGCGAATTCACTGTGACAGGATGCAGCCCTCCTGTGGAAAATGTGTCTCTAAAGGCTTCATGTGCAGTGGTATTGGAGTGAGATATAGGTTTCGTGATGAGTCTGAGTTGAAGTTGGCGAAGAAACGAGATGCTCCGGATGGAAGTGAATCAGAAGCGCCCGGCGCAGTGTATACGAATGAGGACACATTAACCGGTGGTGCTTCCTCAGACCATACGAACAATCgggctgatgatgatgctgatcATTACCAACCAAGGTTTACTGGTTTGCGTCCTGTGCTAACATGGAAGAACACGGATAGCTGGAAGAGATTTCTTTTGAGATATT TCTCAGACAACATTGCTCCCGAAATGGTCGTGATCGATGACAGCCATAACGGATGGCGGCATCTAATCCTTCCTCTAGCCTGGATGGATGAGCTGGTCATGAAGGCCGTGCTGGCCGTATCTGCCTTTCACCTTTCCGGTAAAACCAATGGCTACGCTCAATGTCAAGGCCTTGCCAATTCAAGCGAGCTTTATTCGGAGGCTATCCACGAGCTCCAGAACCGGAAGAATCTGGATCAGTACGACCACCAAACGAAGCGGCGAGTCATCCTGTCAATCATTGTTCTCCTTGTTGCGGTCATGGTGACGGGATTTTCGGACTTTCCGAttctttttcatcttcttcagtcTGCTCTCGATACGATTGGTGGTGAGGATGAGCTTGGGCCAGATGAGTTGTCTGAGTTTGCGCTGCGGCAGATTCACAA GATGCGAGTCTATGCTGCTCCTTTCATAAGCCAGCAAGCCGGCGTACATACGATCCTTTCCCAAGCCCCGCACAGCTTCGACTGCCTCTACTACAGCTCTCGCTTCCATCCAGAAAAACAGTGCACGATAGATCTAATCGCCAGCTTAAGGCAGCAAGCCTACGATATATATCTACAGCGTGTTATGCTTAACCAAACTCCAGGTGATGAACTGTCATCGGCGGATGTGGTTACAAAATTTCGAGCCAACCTTGAATCTTTCCCCGAGGGGTTTCCCGGTGAGCACTCCTTGGTTTGGGCATCTTTCATCGCGGCATCAGAAAGCTATTCGCCAGACGATCAGCAGTTCTTTGAACAATTCTTGTTAAGGCAGTATCATCGTAATGGTTTTGAAAATATCTTGAAGGGGCTGGAGCTTTTGAAGAGGATCTGGACGAGGGATGTTAATTGGCCGGCGCTTCTCCCTGAACCACGAGTTTTTATCATGTAA
- a CDS encoding phytanoyl-CoA dioxygenase family protein (COG:Q;~EggNog:ENOG410PJN3;~InterPro:IPR008775;~PFAM:PF05721): MMTRIPLPTPPPIDVSYQPETTITTIPATHPIEYILSILERDGGVILKDLVSPHELAAIDEELGPWSSKPRRYLENKKVNGDAFPSIPAQTVLVPGLVGKSKTVAQICEHPMLEALRQRILREDFTLMREGFAEPNTLDPLLSLSVSMNIGYGAPRQLLHRDDGVHHIRHSRNPFQPWNFQKFSQFGCLIAGCEVTRENGATMFVPGSHKWDDDRWAKSDEVCFAEEMSPGSALIFLASAYHGGGHNSVPGSVRTMHGLFFCRGNLRTEENQFLAIPRSKVREMSPKMLELLGYKKPTTALGIVDNMSPDEDVDGIWERAMQ, encoded by the exons ATGATGACTCGAATTCCCCTCCCCACGCCCCCTCCAATTGATGTCTCATACCAGCCCGAGACCACCATTACAACCATCCCAGCCACCCATCCGATCGAGTACATCCTCAGCATCCTCGAGCGCGATGGTGGCGTGATCCTCAAGGATCTAGTCTCACCGCACGAACTGGCTGCCATCGACGAGGAACTAGGACCCTGGAGTAGCAAGCCTCGTCGATATCTAGAAAACAAGAAGGTTAACGGCGATGCCTTTCCATCCATCCCCGCACAAACCGTCCTCGTACCAGGCCTCGTGGGAAAGTCCAAGACAGTCGCTCAGATCTGCGAGCATCCCATGTTAGAAGCCTTGCGGCAGCGAATCCTGCGGGAAGACTTTACGCTTATGCGGGAGGGCTTCGCGGAACCCAACACGCTTGATCCATTACTAAGTCTGAGTGTCTCGATGAATATCGGGTACGGAGCACCTCGACAACTGTTGCATCGGGATGACGGCGTCCATCATATTCGTCATTCCCGAAATCCCTTTCAGCCATGGAACTTTCAGAAATTTAGTCAATTTGGATGTTTGATTGCTGGATGTGAGGTTACTAGGGAAAACGGGGCTACGATGTTTGTGCCGGGAAGTCATAAATGGGATGATGATCGGTGGGCGAAATCTGATGAAGTTTGCTTTGCAG AAGAAATGTCTCCCGGGTCAGCTTTAATCTTCCTCGCCTCCGCTTATCACGGCGGCGGACACAATTCGGTTCCTGGTTCTGTCCGCACGATGCACGGTTTGTTCTTCTGCCGAGGCAATCTTCGCACCGAGGAGAACCAATTCCTCGCAATCCCGCGGAGTAAAGTGCGTGAGATGAGTCCCAAGATGCTTGAGTTACTGGGGTATAAGAAGCCTACGACGGCGCTTGGTATTGTCGACAATATGAGCCCGGATGAGGATGTGGATGGGATTTGGGAAAGGGCTATGCAGTAG
- a CDS encoding ubiquitin-binding TORC1 subunit KOG1 (BUSCO:EOG092609RF;~COG:D;~EggNog:ENOG410PGI1;~InterPro:IPR016024,IPR011989,IPR029347,IPR036322, IPR019775,IPR015943,IPR004083,IPR001680,IPR017986;~PFAM:PF14538;~go_component: GO:0031931 - TORC1 complex [Evidence IEA];~go_function: GO:0005515 - protein binding [Evidence IEA];~go_process: GO:0031929 - TOR signaling [Evidence IEA]) yields the protein MKDPILDMDNQNNTMLKRQSPNVQAEPRRNPNKTVRVAFGDVDTHIPPRDKSPAPNHHRSFTTIDQKIPAASSSSGRPTSSGGDSAALVAEERPRLTSDRASDSGRPTAALKRARSDYGPRVGFDKSIFGDDDEDDFAMRHGWQEEYTSSEYLKVLHSNFYMYFTEKRHETNGIPRDPVGSWPSQDWRMKDRLKTVSAALAICLNIGVDPPDVVKTNPTAKLECWVDPNPAATTGGGQNKIMEQIGKKLQEQYETLSLRTRYKQYLDPSVDETKKFCIHLRRNAKDERVLFHYNGHGVPLPTQSGEIWVFNKNYTQYIPVSLYDLQSWLAGPSLFVFDVSRAGNIVQNFHAFVDKHEKENIEAKKRDPSALVQNYGDCILLAACQKNESLPTDPDLPADLFTSCLTTPIEIALRYFILQNPLETNISIDEFGIPGRLQDRRSPLGELNWIFTAITDTIAWNTLPRPLFKKLFRQDLMVAALFRNFLLSERIMRTYKCHPISSPELPETHHHPLWKSWDLAVEMVLAQLPALIDHEEGRRHYEYQHSTFFAEQLTAFEVYLSSGPTEKNPPDQLPIVLQVLLSQAHRLRALILLSKFLDLGPWAVHLALSIGIFPYVVKLLQSAAQELKPVMVFIWARIMAVDHTVQNDLLKDNGIHYFINILNPSSPIPVGNASEHRAMCAFIVSIFCKNYPQGQNVCLSAELFDSCLRHLTDVENPLLRQWSCLCLSMLWCDFPEAKWAGIRCAAPARLCELNIDPVPEVRAAMLHALTTFLGIPDLTDQVAQIEESLAMTVLPMASDGSVLVRKELLVYFSTFAKRYQNKFIVAAYEELQEEKQSLLDKLANETPRDFPFDDAQNGSPDSSAKFHSLSRNTTFGTIWKQLLILSVDPHPDIAQDASAIVDYIHVMLLQSPMASVTDRIRREIMDITSRVPQRLPIRERPESKKVAPPPTPPSQTQPKQEGYLSLGIRRTASVAASLKNLAFGGASGSELVSQPPTSPSMSNRMPITPRGRAPPEWTRPPEVNDHVAPATAYHQAPIPTSRGFEPRDTSVLPTIPLLSRFLDWSTEYFREPQMKPNEPDEPGSADYNERLWRRSRNEKIITETQPLKPKAGSSRWDNSMALLSNSSQPMKMCFHQFEDHLAVADDRDTIAIWDWQSHKRLNRFSNGNPPGSKINEVRYINEDDQALLMTGSSDGVLKVFRHYESAKDAEIVTAFRALPELLPSNRNAGLVLDWQQGQGKALVAGDVKVIRVWNAATEVCSNDIPARSGSCITSLTSDQVAGNIFVAGFGDGAVRVFDQRLKPTTSMVKVWREHKQWITNVHMQRGGLRELVSGSRNGEIRLWDLRMDDPISTTYATSDTLRTLSVHEHAPVFSVGTNRHEVKTFNVDGTHLSTYEPYTSFLHHNRSSPIANTAFHPHRTILACAALNDNHINLVSC from the exons ATGAAAGATCCAATTCTTGATATGGACAACCAGAATAATACCATGTTGAAACGGCAGTCGCCGAATGTGCAGGCGGAACCGCGCAGGAACCCCAACAAGACGGTTCGAGTCGCTTTTGGCGATGTCGATACACACATCCCTCCTCGCGACAAGTCCCCCGCACCAAATCACCATCGGTCTTTTACCACAATCGATCAGAAGATCCCTGCggcttcatcatcatccgggCGACCGACCAGCTCGGGCGGTGACAGCGCAGCGTTGGTTGCGGAGGAGCGACCTCGGTTAACATCGGATCGTGCATCGGATAGTGGACGACCGACTGCGGCCCTGAAACGGGCCAGGAGTGATTATGGACCGCGAGTAGGATTCGACAAGTCCATTTTCGGggatgacgacgaggatgatttTGCCATGAGACATGGTTGGCAGGAGGAATATACCTCGAGTGAATACCTCAAGGTCCTTCACTCG AACTTTTACATGTATTTTACGGAGAAGCGTCATGAAACGAACGGTATCCCAAGAGATCCTGTTGGAAGTTGGCCAAGTCAGGACTGGCGTATGAAAGATCGCCTGAAAACGGTTTCCGCTGCGCTCGCCATTTGTTTAAACATCGGTGTTGACCCTCCCGATGTCGTCAAGACAAACCCAACCGCGAAGCTCGAGTGCTGGGTCGACCCTAACCCAGCCGCGACTACCGGCGGTGGGCAAAACAAGATTATGGAGCAGATTGGGAAGAAGTTGCAGGAGCAGTATGAAACTCTGAGTTTGCGAACGAGGTACAAGCAGTACCTCGACCCGTCCGTAGACGAGACAAAGAAATTCTGCATACACCTTCGCCGTAATGCCAAAGATGAAAGAGTGCTCTTCCATTACAACGGCCACGGAGTTCCGCTGCCAACTCAGTCGGGCGAGATCTGGGTCTTCAACAAGAACTACACCCAATATATTCCCGTTTCATTGTACGATCTGCAGTCTTGGCTCGCTGGCCCCAGTCTCTTCGTTTTTGACGTCTCGCGCGCGGGCAACATCGTCCAAAACTTCCATGCGTTTGTCGACAAGCACGAGAAGGAAAATATTGAAGCAAAGAAACGAGACCCTAGCGCTCTCGTccagaactatggggatTGCATTCTTCTGGCCGCATGCCAGAAAAACGAGTCTCTTCCAACGGACCCAGACTTACCGGCTGACCTGTTCACCAGTTGCTTGACCACACCCATCGAGATTGCTCTCCGGTACTTCATCCTTCAGAATCCGCTGGAGACTAACATCTCCATTGATGAGTTTGGAATCCCTGGTCGTTTGCAGGACCGGCGCAGCCCGCTAGGAGAACTGAACTGGATCTTCACTGCCATTACAGACACAATTGCATGGAATACCTTGCCGCGACCCCTTTTTAAGAAGCTTTTCCGACAAGACCTGATGGTTGCTGCTCTTTTCCGGAACTTCTTGCTCAGTGAGCGCATTATGCGCACATATAAGTGCCATCCGATCTCTTCCCCAGAGCTGCCAGAgacccaccaccacccgcTATGGAAGAGCTGGGACCTGGCGGTGGAGATGGTTCTGGCACAGCTCCCTGCGCTCATTGACCATGAAGAGGGCCGGCGGCATTACGAGTACCAGCACTCTACCTTTTTTGCTGAGCAACTCACAGCGTTCGAGGTTTACCTATCCTCTGGACCCACTGAGAAGAACCCGCCAGACCAGCTGCCAATTGTCTTACAAGTCCTCCTGAGCCAGGCGCATCGTCTGCGAGCGTTGATTCTACTCAGCAAATTCCTTGATTTGGGACCTTGGGCCGTTCATCTTGCTCTGAGCATTGGTATCTTCCCGTATGTCGTCAAGTTGCTGCAGTCGGCCGCTCAGGAGTTAAAGCCCGTCATGGTGTTTATCTGGGCCCGAATCATGGCAGTCGACCATACTGTCCAGAATGATTTACTAAAGGACAATGGCATCCACTACTTTATAAACATCCTTAACCCCTCGTCTCCGATTCCTGTCGGCAATGCTAGCGAGCATCGCGCCATGTGCGCCTTCATTGTCTCTATCTTCTGCAAAAACTACCCTCAGGGTCAGAACGTTTGCCTATCAGCAGAGCTTTTCGATTCATGCCTAAGGCATTTGACAGACGTCGAGAACCCTCTTCTGCGACAATGGTCATGCCTTTGTTTGAGTATGCTCTGGTGTGACTTCCCCGAGGCCAAATGGGCTGGCATTCGTTGTGCGGCCCCGGCAAGGCTCTGCGAACTGAACATTGACCCTGTGCCGGAGGTGCGGGCGGCCATGTTGCACGCACTGACAACATTTTTGGGCATCCCTGATTTGACGGACCAGGTGGCGCAGATTGAGGAGTCGTTGGCTATGACAGTGCTGCCGATGGCTTCGGATGGTAGTGTCCTTGTGCGGAAGGAATTGCTTGTCTACTTTTCGACTTTTGCCAAACGGTATCAGAACAAGTTCATTGTCGCTGCATATGAGGAACTCCAAGAGGAGAAGCAATCACTTCTCGACAAGCTCGCGAACGAAACGCCCCGGGATTTCCCCTTCGATGATGCGCAGAACGGATCTCCAGATTCAAGCGCTAAATTCCATTCTCTATCCCGGAATACTACATTCGGCACAATTTGGAAGCAGCTTCTCATTCTTTCTGTTGACCCACACCCCGATATTGCCCAGGATGCTAGCGCGATCGTGGACTATATCCATGTCATGCTCCTTCAATCCCCTATGGCATCAGTGACGGATAGGATCCGCAGAGAGATCATGGATATCACATCCCGCGTACCGCAGAGGCTACCTATCCGTGAAAGGCCCGAATCGAAGAAGGTCGCACCCCCTCCCACGCCTCCCTCCCAAACACAACCGAAACAGGAGGGGTATCTCTCACTAGGCATTAGGCGGACAGCAAGTGTTGCTGCGTCGCTGAAAAATCTTGCCTTCGGTGGTGCGTCTGGCTCGGAGCTCGTTTCTCAACCCCCAACATCGCCTTCTATGTCGAACCGCATGCCCATTACCCCCCGTGGGCGCGCTCCTCCAGAATGGACCCGACCCCCGGAGGTCAACGACCACGTCGCTCCGGCGACTGCATACCACCAAGCGCCTATTCCCACATCTCGTGGATTTGAACCGAGGGATACTTCCGTGCTCCCCACGATTCCTCTGTTGAGCAGATTTTTGGATTggtctacagagtacttccGCGAACCCCAAATGAAGCCAAATGAGCCCGACGAGCCCGGTAGCGCAGATTACAACGAGCGTTTATGGCGACGGAGTCGCAATGAAAAGATCATCACAGAGACCCAACCCCTTAAACCCAAGGCTGGCAGCAGTCGATGGGATAATTCGATGGCTCTTTTGTCGAATAGCAGTCAGCCGATGAAGATGTGCTTCCACCAATTCGAGGATCATCTTGCGGTTGCCGATGATCGGGATACTATTGC AATTTGGGACTGGCAAAGCCATAAGCGCCTCAATCGATTTTCGAACGGAAACCCACCGGGATCGAAGATCAATGAAGTCCGATATATTAATGAAGACGACCAGGCGCTTTTGATGACAGGTTCTTCCGATGGTGTTCTCAAGGTTTTCAGACATTATGAGTCTGCCAAGGATGCCGAGATTGTCACTGCCTTTAGGGCTCTCCCAGAGCTTCTTCCTAGTAATAGAAATGCGGGCCTTGTCCTTGACTGGCAACAAGGACAAGGCAAGGCGCTTGTTGCAGGTGATGTCAAGGTTATCAGAGTGTGGAATGCAGCTACCGAAGTCTGCAGCAAC GACATCCCTGCACGGTCTGGATCATGCATCACTTCCCTGACATCCGATCAAGTTGCCGGCAATATCTTCGTGGCTGGATTCGGTGATGGTGCCGTCCGTGTCTTCGACCAACGTCTGAAGCCAACAACGTCCATGGTCAAGGTTTGGCGTGAGCACAAGCAGTGGATAACAAATGTCCATATGCAACGAGGTGGTCTGAGAGAGCTGGTTTCCGGAAGCCGGAACGGAGAAATCAGGCTCTGGGACCTTCGAATGGACGATCCGATTTCGACAACATATGCAACTTCAGATACCCTTCGTACTCTGAGTGTTCATGAGCACGCCCCGGTGTTCAGCGT AGGCACCAACCGCCATGAAGTGAAGACGTTCAACGTGGATGGCACTCATCTGTCCACGTACGAGCCCTACACGAGCTTCCTCCACCACAACCGGTCTTCCCCCATCGCCAACACTGCCTTTCACCCTCACCGTACCATACTCGCTTGTGCAGCGCTTAATGATAATCACATCAACCTCGTCAGTTGTTAG